One Primulina huaijiensis isolate GDHJ02 chromosome 8, ASM1229523v2, whole genome shotgun sequence genomic region harbors:
- the LOC140982354 gene encoding uncharacterized protein, with translation MLIRRAAALTTTTLPHYFRRYATAALLQELDTTLPRFFYLEGFPRPDPKYDETIHAIPRATSGKNIAAKERKAGRVPSIVFEQEDGQHGGNKRLVSVQSNQIKKLVNHLGRSFFLSRLFDLEVVSEFGSDEIVEKVRVLPRNLHLHARTDAVLNVTFIRAPSSALLKVNIPIVLRGDDVSPGLKKGSPLNIIKRTVEYLCPADIIPPYIDVDVSELDVGQKIVAGDLKVHPALKLLRSKDEAICKITPSRVSDQQKSK, from the exons ATGCTCATCCGACGAGCCGCAGCTTTGACCACAACCACTCTTCCCCACTACTTCCGCCGTTATGCCACCGCCGCACTCCTCCAAGAGCTCGACACTACTCTTCCACGGTTCTTCTACCTGGAGGGATTCCCAAGACCAGACCCTAAATACGATGAAACCATCCACGCGATTCCACGCGCCACCTCCGGAAAGAATATTGCTGCCAAGGAGAGGAAAGCTGGCCGAGTGCCGAGTATTGTGTTCGAGCAAGAAGATGGCCAGCACGGGGGCAATAAGCGCCTAGTTTCGGTTCAGTCGAATCAGATTAAGAAACTCGTGAACCATTTGGGTCGATCTTTCTTCCTTTCTAGGCTTTTTGATCTCGAAGTTGTGTCCGAATTCGGCTCCGATGAGATTGTAGAAAAAGTCCGGGTTTTGCCCAGAAAT CTTCATCTGCATGCAAGGACAGATGCGGTGCTTAATGTTACATTTATAAGAGCTCCATCAAGTGCTTTGTTAAAGGTCAACATTCCTATAGTGTTAAGAGGAGATGATGTTTCCCCTGGACTCAAAAAAG GTTCACCTCTGAACATCATCAAAAGAACAGTCGAATATCTTTGTCCTGCAGATATTATTCCACCTTATATTGATGTGGATGTGAGCGAGCTCGATGTTGGGCAAAAGATAGTCGCGGGAGATCTTAAAGTTCATCCTGCTCTGAAGCTTCTAAGATCAAAGGATGAGGCCATTTGCAAGATTACGCCCTCCAGAGTTTCCGATCAACAGAAATCCAAATGA